Below is a genomic region from Candidatus Woesearchaeota archaeon.
GAATTAATGAGAAGGGAATTCCACGAGACATTGTGTTGCAGTATCAGCTGTAATTTTTTGATGCTATTCTTTCTTTCCGCACTTCTCACAAATTCCACTAATATCAATTTGCACGTGACATATTTTTCCGTCAATCTCTTTTTCCAGAAAATCAAGTTTTTTTGGTTGAATGTGTTTTGCTTCTCCACAACGTTCGCAGACAAAATGACAATGATTCTTTTTATTGGATGAATAAATTGTTTTTCTGTTACATTGGAAAGAATGGATTTTACCTTCTGAAACGAGGATTGTTAAGAGGCGGTAAATGGTCGCAATGCCTACTTCTTTGTCTTTTTTTTTGAGGTAGAGATGCAATTCTTCTGCGTTGAAAAAAGAGGTAAAGTGTGTTACTGCGTCCTCGATGATTTGTTTTTGCTTTGTTTCTCGCGTTCGTTTCATTTTGTCCTTATACTTTGCTTGCTTACTATTTCTTTTTTTATGAAAAATCGGCGCAAAACCTTGCACTTTAGTGCGAGGATGTAGCGTCGAGATTCAGCAGGCGCCGATTTTACATCCCACGGATTGACCAACAAGAGTTTGCGAGCCGTAAAACCCATGCCTTTAGGCATGGGATAGGCGAGCATAATAAACTTGGTCAATCTGTGTTATTTGTACATTTTATAATAAAAGCATGGGGATTCAAAAGCTCTGTAAGGCGATTGATGGGTGGCTGATGAATGAATATTCTTATTGATATTGAGAATCAGTAAGATATATAAATACTCTTTGGTTTCGTTTCCTCATGGCATACGAATTATTTTACACGATTATGAGTGTTGTTCTCGTTTCCCTTGTTTCGCTCCTCGGTGTTTTCTCTTTATTGCTTCGAAAGAAAACAGAGCGAACATTTTTACTTATCTTGGTTGGCTTGTCTGCGGGAACATTGTTTGGAGACGCTATTCTTCATCTCCTTCCTGAAGCAGTTCAAGGAAAGGGGTTTACTCCTTCTGTTTCCTTATTTGTTCTTCTTGGGATTGTGGTGTTTTTTATTCTCGAACGTTTTGTGCACTGGAATCACTGCCATGGATTGCCCGCGTCTGAGAAGCATGTGGGGCATGCTCATCACATTGGTGTTTTAAATCTCACCGCAGACGCGCTCCACAATTTTATTGATGGATTAATTATCGCGGCAAGTTACTTTGTCAGCATTCCTGTGGGAATCGCGACGACTGTCGCGGTTATTTTCCATGAGATTCCGCAAGAGATCGCTGATTTTGGAATTTTACTGTATTCAGGATTCTCAAAACAAAAAGCATTGTTCTACAATTTCCTTTCCGCGACCACCGCGATCATGGGCGCGATTGTGGGGTTGCTTCTTGGCGTAAAATCATCTTCTTTTGTTCCGTTTATTCTTCCATTCTCCGCAGGCGCGTTTATCTACATCGCGGGTTCTAATCTAATTCCTGAATTGCAGAAAGAAGGTTCTTTGAAAGAATCAGTCTGGCATTTGTCCGCGATGATTCTGGGGATCTTAGTTATGGTTGGATTGCTGTTTTTAGAGTAGATTTTTGGAAAGTTATCTCGCTTTAAGCTCTTTTCGAAGTATATCCGCTAATCGTGGCCTTACTTCTTCCAGTCGTCCTAAATGCACTTGTTCAGGCAGAAGCGCATGGCGTAATGCAGTATGCGCTGGATCTTCAAAGGATGCGGGAATTTTTCGTATCGCAGCATCAAGAAGCATATACGCAGCATCTGCTGTTGCTGGAACTGCTTGCATGACGACATCTCCATGATTGACATGCTGCGGGGCATCAGGATAATTAGAATGATCAACACACATCGCAATTCCCGCATACGCAATCTGCATCTCCCGCGCAAGATACGCTTCAGTGTGCAATGTCTGTCCAATGACTTTATGATTATCTCCTCTTCTTCGTATCGCTTCTTCTCTCGCGGCTGTACTAAACCCCGGTCCATGAATGTTAAAATACGTTCCGTCCTGATGATATCCTACCGCAAGTTGTGACGCTTCGCGATATCGATCTCGAACTTTTTGTTCTACTTTTGTCCATGCTTCATGCAATACTTTTCTGAGTCCTTCGCTATTAGAAGGGTTCATGGAAACGTGTAATAATATATTGCCGTCTTCTGCAAATGTTTGTGGCGCCACATCATCCCAATCAAAATCATCTACCGCAACAAGATGCCCTGGTAATACGTCAGCATGAAGTCTTCCTGCCGCACTTATTCCATACATCATGGTTGTTCCTAACAGTTTTGCTGCTTGAACATTTCCTCTGTAATTTACTCGATGCGGAACATCAAGTTTGCTATGCCTTGTGAGAATGTATGCGGTTGTTCCTCCTATTTCGAGTGTTCCTGCTTCTATTAATCCATAATCTGTATCCACTTGTTGTGTCGCTGTTATTTTATCAGAAAATCCTGTTCCACCAATAATTGCAATTATGTTTTCCATAGTATCCCTCACTTTTGTGTGGAGATATTTTGACTTTAAAAATGCTTTCAAAAACAGAGCATATTTGATTTTGAAGAAGAGATAAAGTTCTATGACCCGCCGCAGCTGGCGGCCTACGGACAAATTCTACGAGAATTTGTCCTACGGGGCACCCCGAATGGGGCGTCCCCCGCCCCGTCTGCGCCAGCGGCGGATTCTGACAACAAAAAATAACAATATGGTCAGATGGAACAAACCCAATCATCTCAATCGTTTGTTCCAAAGTATTTTTTGATCAACGTTCAAAAAACATTTTCGAAGCTACTGAATGGAGGCAGAAATGGGTGACCACATTTTCTATTTTCTGTAGGCACCTATATTTTTCTTTAATTCATTGTATT
It encodes:
- a CDS encoding transcriptional repressor, whose protein sequence is MKRTRETKQKQIIEDAVTHFTSFFNAEELHLYLKKKDKEVGIATIYRLLTILVSEGKIHSFQCNRKTIYSSNKKNHCHFVCERCGEAKHIQPKKLDFLEKEIDGKICHVQIDISGICEKCGKKE
- a CDS encoding ZIP family metal transporter, which codes for MAYELFYTIMSVVLVSLVSLLGVFSLLLRKKTERTFLLILVGLSAGTLFGDAILHLLPEAVQGKGFTPSVSLFVLLGIVVFFILERFVHWNHCHGLPASEKHVGHAHHIGVLNLTADALHNFIDGLIIAASYFVSIPVGIATTVAVIFHEIPQEIADFGILLYSGFSKQKALFYNFLSATTAIMGAIVGLLLGVKSSSFVPFILPFSAGAFIYIAGSNLIPELQKEGSLKESVWHLSAMILGILVMVGLLFLE